The region ATTAGTTTTTGGACACCTATACGGATTGGCACGTTTCTTACACAACGCAAACAGAGATATGCCTTTAGAAGGTGATAAAAACTTTAAAGGATTAAAGAAAGCATACGCTAAAGGAACAGAACTTAAAGGAAAAACTTTAGGTGTACTTGGTTTTGGTCGTATTGGTCAAGCAACTGCTAAAGTTGCCCTAGGAGCAGGTATGAAAGTTGTTGCTTTCGACCCATTTTTAGAGAAAGCAGATTTACAATTAGAGTTCTTTGATGGACAAACTGTAAGTTTTGAAATCAAAACCATATCTAAAGAAGAGGTTTTAAAACAAGCCGACTTTTTAACTTTACATGTACCAGCCCAAGATGGATATGTTATTGGTGAAACAGAATTAAATAGCATGAAAGATGGCGCTATATTAGTAAATGCTGCTCGTGGTGGGGTTGTAGATGAACTTGCTCTTGTAAAAGCAATTGAAAGCGGTAAAATTGCTAGAGCCGCTTTAGATGTATTTGAAAAAGAACCACAACCAGAAATGGGACTATTAATGAATCCTTCTTTATCATTAACACCACATACAGGTGCTGCAACAAATGAAGCCCAAGATAGAATTGGAACAGAATTAGCACAACAAATTGCTAGTATCTTACTATAATTTTATGAACATATAATTACAAAAAAACCGTTTAAATAATTTTTAAACGGTTTTTTTTATATATCATCTAATTGCTCTACTTATAAAACGATTTAAACACCTCTTAATACATCATTACAGCGGTCTAAAAGCTATTTTAAATCCGTTTAATCCATTTCACACATTATATTCAATCTTCTTCAAAAAACTCATCTTTAAACCCAATTAAATAAAGTTTTTCTTTAGCACGTGTTACAGCAGTATATAACCAACGCAAATAATCTTTATCTATTCCGTTAGGCAAATAGGGCTGCTCTACAAACACCGTATTCCACTGTCCTCCTTGCGATTTATGACATGTTATTGCGTAAGAAAATTTAACCTGCAATGCATTAAAGTATTTGTTTGCTTTAACCTTACTAAACCGCTTATAACTACTACTTTCGTCTTCATAATCTTTTAAAACCTCTTGATATAGCCTATTAGAATCTTCATAAGGCAAGGATGGAGATTCTGCAGATATTGTATCTAAGAGCAACACCGTTTCAAAAGGGTGCATTCTTGGGTAATCTACCATTCTCACTTTAACTTCCGCAAAACGAAAACCGTATAATTCTTTAATAGAAAAAATTTCTAGAACCTCTATAATATCACCATTTGCAATAAATCCAGCTTCAGAAGAAGGCTTTAACCAAAAATAATTATTCTTAACAATCATTAAATAATCACCTGCAGACAATTCATTCTCATTGAATAATATTCTGCTTCTAATTTGCTGATTGTAAAGATTTGCACGCTTGTTACTTCTAACAATAATTGAAGTTTCTTCATTACCTAAATCGCTATAACAATCGTTAATAGCATCCATAATTTCTTGTCCACCTATTAACCTTACTATATCTTTAAATGGCAAAACATTAAACTTAAAACTATCGTAAAAAACGCCGGAAAGTGTTTCTCGAAGAATGGTTGCATTAAATAAAATACCTGAATCTTGTTCTTGCCTTACTACTTCGTCAAGTTCCATACTAACAACCTCCTTATCATAATTTAAAATTAGAGATTTTTGCTCTAAAGCTGGACTAACATCTAGTTTTACTGGTGGTAACTGTGCGGTATCACCAATTAGCAATAGTTTACATTGATGACCACTATACACATATTGCATTAAATCGTCTAGTAAAGAGCCATTTTCAAACAGTTTAGAGTCGCCTGGAGTATCTGGAATCATAGAGGCTTCATCTACTATAAATATAGTGTTTTTATGCTTATTAGGTTGCAACACAAATTTCACACCTCCACCTCTATCTTTTCTTGGAAAATAGATTTTTTTATGAATGGTAAACGCTTCTTTTTTAGAATAATTTGAAATAACTTTTGCAGCACGACCAGTTGGAGCCATTAAAACGGCACTTTTTTTAATTTTCCATAAATTATTCACTATAGTGCTGACAATAGTGGTTTTACCTGTTCCAGCGTACCCCTTTAGTAAATAAAGTGATTTAGGGTCTGGATTAAAAATAAATTCAGATAATTGAATTAATACAAAATTTTGTTTTTCGGTTGGATTAAACGGAAACTGCTGTTTTATAAGGGAATAAAATTGGGATGCATTCATTTATTGAGCTTCAGAAAAAAATTTATTCAAAGATAGCAATGATTTTTACTCTCATAGGTTTTAACGAATAAAAAAAAATTGTAGATTTGCGTTAGACCTTTAATAAAATTAATTAACAAAAAACACTATGCTTACAATAATTCTTATTGCAGTTGGTTCTATTCTGCTTACAATTGGTTTAGTTTGGCTGATTGACAAATTTTTACCATCAGGTTTAAAACCTGTTATAATTATTGCACTTTGGCTTCTTATTGCTTTTCTAGGATACCAAACATTTATGTCAGTTTACATGCCTATCCAATTCAATCAAGTTAAACAGAAACGTTATGCTGTAGTTATCGAAAAACTTATTGACATAAGAGACGCCCAATTAGCTCACAAACAAGTTACAGGAACTTTTGCAGCAGATTTTGACCACTTAATTAAATTTATTGATACAGCTAAATACACAATTACACAACGTCGTGACTCTACTGTTATTGACGAAGAGTTAACAAAAAGATATGGTGGTGTAGAAACTACAAAAGATATTATTATTATTGATACATTAGGGTTTGTACCTGTTAAAGATTCATTATTTAAGAATTCTTCTCGTTACAAAACAATGATGAACCTTCCTGCTGGAATTGGTCCAGAAGGGGCTAAATTTAAAATGGAAGCTGGAACTATAGATCAAAACGATGTTAAGATTCCTGTTTTTGAAGCATCTGTTAAGAAAAATGTAATCTTATTTGATCAAGAACCAGATTTAGTTGTTCAAGAAAACCAAGTTATTGCAGTAGACGATGTAAACGGAGATGCATTAATGGTAGGTTCTATGACAGAAGTTAAAACAAATGGTAACTGGCCAAAAACATATGGGGACGACGAATAGCAACCCACATATTACAACATATAGAGAATTGTCCATTCAAATTAGTTTGAGTGGACTTTCTTTTTGTACATTAAATCGTATTTCTAACACCATAGATGTTTTAAAACACATACAATTTGATAATTACGAAACGCCTTACAAATTATTAGAACACGTACAGGCTCTATTTAAATCCGAAGTTTGCTTACAAGACCAATTTAATAGTATTCAATTAATTCATAGCAATGAACTATCTACTCTAGTACCTGCTCCCCTATTTAACGAAGAGCACTTAGCCGATTATTTAAAATACAACTCTAAAATATTAAAATCTGATTTTATTACTTTTGATGCAATAGATATTAATGACAGTGTAAATGTTTATGTGCCTTATGTAAACGTAAATAATTTTATTTATGAACACTTTGGAGCATTTACCTATAAACATGCATCTACAATTTTAATTGAAAGTATTTTACAACTAGAGAAAAATGCAAACGAGCCTAAACTCTATGTACACGTTGGATTAAGAAATTTTGAAATAATTAGTGTTTTTAATGGTGCATTACAGTTTTATAATACATTTGAGTATAATACTAAAGAAGATTTTATTTATTATGTATTATTTACATTAGAGCAACTAAAATTAAACCCAGAAACAATTCAAATTGTATGTATTGGAGATATTTTAGAAGATAGTGAGTTATATACTATTGCATATAAATATGTACGTAATATATCATTTGGCACCCACAAACAACAATATACACACAATCAACAACTAGAAACTCCACATACAGAGTTTGTGATCTTAAACAGTTTTTAATGCGAATAATATCTGGATTATACAAAGGAAGAAGAATTAATGCACCTAAAAAGTTGCCTGTTCGCCCTACAACAGATATGGCTAAAGAAGCCTTATTTAATATATTAAATAATAATTACTATTTTGAAGATATTTCTGTTCTAGATTTATTTGCAGGAATTGGGAGTATTAGTTACGAATTCGCTTCTCGTGGCACTAAACAAATTACATGTGTAGACCAGGAATTTGGATGTACTAAATTTATAAGCGATACAGCGAAAACTTTTGAGATGCCTTTGCAGGTAATAAAAAGTGATGTATTTAAGTTTCTTGAACAAACCAGTTTAAAATCTACTATAATTTTTGCAGATCCACCGTACGCCTTTCCTTTGGAAGAATTTAGCAAAATTCCAGAACTAGTTTTTCAAAACAACCTTCTAGAAGATGATGGTTTATTAATTGTAGAGCATTCTAAACATACAGATTTATCTAATTTAGAACACTATAACCACTCAAAAAGCTATGGAGGAAACACGTTTAGTTTCTTTAGCAAACCAAACTTAGAAACAGAAAATTAATATAAAAATTCACAAAAACACATAAACTCCTCACACAAAACACTTTACAAGCTTTAAGGTTTTTTTAAAATTAATTTAACTCAAACGTTTTCAAATTAATTTTAAAATTATTCATAAATTTC is a window of Formosa sediminum DNA encoding:
- a CDS encoding ATP-dependent DNA helicase, with protein sequence MNASQFYSLIKQQFPFNPTEKQNFVLIQLSEFIFNPDPKSLYLLKGYAGTGKTTIVSTIVNNLWKIKKSAVLMAPTGRAAKVISNYSKKEAFTIHKKIYFPRKDRGGGVKFVLQPNKHKNTIFIVDEASMIPDTPGDSKLFENGSLLDDLMQYVYSGHQCKLLLIGDTAQLPPVKLDVSPALEQKSLILNYDKEVVSMELDEVVRQEQDSGILFNATILRETLSGVFYDSFKFNVLPFKDIVRLIGGQEIMDAINDCYSDLGNEETSIIVRSNKRANLYNQQIRSRILFNENELSAGDYLMIVKNNYFWLKPSSEAGFIANGDIIEVLEIFSIKELYGFRFAEVKVRMVDYPRMHPFETVLLLDTISAESPSLPYEDSNRLYQEVLKDYEDESSSYKRFSKVKANKYFNALQVKFSYAITCHKSQGGQWNTVFVEQPYLPNGIDKDYLRWLYTAVTRAKEKLYLIGFKDEFFEED
- a CDS encoding D-2-hydroxyacid dehydrogenase, with translation MKVLANDGISQSGIDALEKDGFEVITTTVAQEQLINYINENQIVVLLVRSATTVRKDLIDACPSLKIIGRGGVGMDNIDVEYAREKGLKVINTPAASSHSVAELVFGHLYGLARFLHNANRDMPLEGDKNFKGLKKAYAKGTELKGKTLGVLGFGRIGQATAKVALGAGMKVVAFDPFLEKADLQLEFFDGQTVSFEIKTISKEEVLKQADFLTLHVPAQDGYVIGETELNSMKDGAILVNAARGGVVDELALVKAIESGKIARAALDVFEKEPQPEMGLLMNPSLSLTPHTGAATNEAQDRIGTELAQQIASILL
- the rsmD gene encoding 16S rRNA (guanine(966)-N(2))-methyltransferase RsmD; protein product: MRIISGLYKGRRINAPKKLPVRPTTDMAKEALFNILNNNYYFEDISVLDLFAGIGSISYEFASRGTKQITCVDQEFGCTKFISDTAKTFEMPLQVIKSDVFKFLEQTSLKSTIIFADPPYAFPLEEFSKIPELVFQNNLLEDDGLLIVEHSKHTDLSNLEHYNHSKSYGGNTFSFFSKPNLETEN
- a CDS encoding DUF3822 family protein, which produces MGTTNSNPHITTYRELSIQISLSGLSFCTLNRISNTIDVLKHIQFDNYETPYKLLEHVQALFKSEVCLQDQFNSIQLIHSNELSTLVPAPLFNEEHLADYLKYNSKILKSDFITFDAIDINDSVNVYVPYVNVNNFIYEHFGAFTYKHASTILIESILQLEKNANEPKLYVHVGLRNFEIISVFNGALQFYNTFEYNTKEDFIYYVLFTLEQLKLNPETIQIVCIGDILEDSELYTIAYKYVRNISFGTHKQQYTHNQQLETPHTEFVILNSF